TAGGGTCCTTCGTGGGGCGTTCTAATGATCTCCTGAAGCGTCCCCTCGGGCGTCCCGGGGTCGAGCCAGTCGGTATAATCGTCCGGATCCACCACAGCGGGCTGCCGATCGTGTATATCCGCAAGTGCGGACGAAGCTTCAGGCGTGATAATGGTGAACGTCTCGAGGTGCTCGCCTCCACGGCCCCACTGCTCCCACAAAGCGGCGAAGGAAAGAGGTGAATCGCTCTCGAGCGCCAGGAAATAAGGTTGTTTGCCGCCGCCGGCCGGCCCGAACCGCTTCCATTCGAACCAACCGTTCGCCGGGATGAGGCACCGCCTCGTACGGAAGGCCGATCGGAAGGCCGGCTTTTCCCGGACGGTCTCGGACCGGGCATTGATCATTCGGGCACCGATCTTGACGTCCTTCGCCCAGAAGGGGACCAGTCCCCAGCGAAGCACGGCCATGGATCTCATTCCGTTTTCGTCCAACCGACAGAGCGCGAAATCCTGGGTTGGCGCACCGTTGAACCTGGGTTGCGGATCAAGCCGAGGCGCGGAAACAGGCAACGTGTAAAGCGTGTAGATCTGCTGCCAGGTCAGATTCTGTGAGAGGCGGCCGCACATGGACGCAGTCGTCCTTTTCTGAACATTCGCACGTCGTTATTACAGCGTAGACTGA
This DNA window, taken from Gemmatimonadota bacterium, encodes the following:
- a CDS encoding SOS response-associated peptidase, which codes for MCGRLSQNLTWQQIYTLYTLPVSAPRLDPQPRFNGAPTQDFALCRLDENGMRSMAVLRWGLVPFWAKDVKIGARMINARSETVREKPAFRSAFRTRRCLIPANGWFEWKRFGPAGGGKQPYFLALESDSPLSFAALWEQWGRGGEHLETFTIITPEASSALADIHDRQPAVVDPDDYTDWLDPGTPEGTLQEIIRTPHEGPYEIRPVSDLVNRVVNDTPDILKPLEKQTLF